The Brassica oleracea var. oleracea cultivar TO1000 chromosome C7, BOL, whole genome shotgun sequence sequence AGGTTAGAACATTCAAAGTGGAATTTCAGTTGACATTGGGAACATTTGTAAAGATATCTATCACAAAATTTCTCTTCACAAAAGTCACATGTGCCATGATAATAGTTTATCAGGTGGACAAGAGAGTGTTTATGGGCTTTGGGATGTTCAATAACATCTGGTGGTGGATTTTTGATACATACCGTATCAACAACGAATTTACATAAAGGACAGTGATAAAACATATTAACCAATGTTTTTCCGCACAACTTACAGTTTTTACTCTCATAAAACTTTTCCGGGATGGAGAGGTGGAGAGGGTGTTCAGGATGAGACGGGTGGTTGATCTCTAAAGATGACTCTGCACATTCTTTGTGAAAAAATATTTTACATTCGTAGCAACGATAGCCATCTTTGGTGCAATCATTTTCTCGATAGCAACCACTGCAACTGCGAACCCAAGGTGTTGGGTATAAAGGGTGTTTGTGAGTTGGTAGCTTTATTCTATTCATGGTGACAAACGTTTGTGATGATATTAAGCACATTAATCGATGTATTTATATCATTCAACAAAATAAAAGATTCTTGATCATAATAAAATAACAAGAAAAGAATACATGCTAAACTTATGAATATGTTTCTCCTTTAGCAAATGCTAGCCTATCTTATGCTTTCTTGGATATGAATTAATATACATTCTTTCTTGATATTTACGCATGAATCTAGGACTATGATTTGTCATTAGATAAAATTTTAACAAACAAAAATTAAGATATATAGAAAGAAAATGTCTAGCTGAAAAAGGCGCAACGAATTACTCATTTTGCTCAAGTTGTATCTATGCTTGTACAGTTTTATGATAGTTTTGTAAAGCTCTAAACGACCGGTCAAAGGAATTGATCCGTTTAATTATGTTCTTCTCCTGGTCCATGAATCCATCTTTCTCTCGAGATGCCCTACCATCGTCATCGCGTTCTATCTTAAATTTACCAGTTTGCCACTTCCAAGAAACTTCTCGTCCTTTTTTTTAGAAACGTGTTCTTTCCTAAAGCAGTCTAATTCAAATATTTTTATATGACTAACAAAATATTATGAATATTCCCAAAAATTGTCAAATGCATAGAAGAGTACAAGATTACACCAACCATGTTTCCTTACCGCGTATATCTTTGAATAATGCTAAATAAAGCTTAATACTTTGAAATCAAATTAATCCTTCGACTCGGACATTACTTTCATAGACTCGGGGGCAGAGGTCTTAATCAAACAAGCACCAAATATTCAACCAATATCTTTATGCAATAAAAACTAAAAGCTACAAACTTAACACTAAACTCAACAAAAGAGACTAAACTAGAATAAAATGTTTATAAATTCCAACTTAACAATACCCGTAGGCTCATATCTGAAATCTAGACATATATATACACTCATATCATACAAAATATTACTACTATAAAAAGATTATGGTCAAAAAGACTAATAGACCTTTCATAATATCATACAACATTCGAAATATATTGTTATATTTTATTGTTGTGCACTGCTATGCATATAGGATCTGATAGTTAACGCTTTATCAAAACATGTTCTTCTTTTTGTCGGTTTATGATATCAATCAAACAAGTTTTACTCGGTGCAATCCCTCGATGAACCAGTGACGAGTAAACGCTTTGTCTAAAACAAAATAGAACACAATATAATAATAAAATAATTAAAAAGGATAGTCAAAGTCACCATCAAACCAGTCTCCCTCACCGCGTTCACACCTTAACGCGCTTCCTTCGTCCCTGCATCTTCTTCTCTTCTCGCAGACAAAGAAACCATTTTTATAAATGTCCGAAACCAGAACCCTCGAAACCCAAATCATTGTCTGAACTCAAACACTTTGGAAGCTTTTTAAAGTTTGGTTTCACATCTAAACAAGGTCAAACACTTTTCAAACCAAAAAAAAAAACTAAGTCAAACTCTGGAGAATAAACTATTTCCCTCTTTAATGGAAGTCTCTGCTTTCCCATTCCCATACCTACAAGACGACGAGTGTTCCCATCTCCTCGGCCTATTTCAAGACATGGACTCTACTCCTTCTGGTTTTGAATTCGAAAATGTTGGTAACGACAACACTAGGAAACGCCCAAGAAAGGAAGAAGAAGAAGAAGAAGTGAATGGTAGTGATAAGGCTGCATCTGGAGATATACTCGCCACACTTCTGCTATTGGACGAGGAAGCTAAACAGCAAGTGAAGACAATGGATGGTTACTACAACCACGATGTTGCTCGTCCTAAACGACAGCGTAAAGCAGCGGTTGAGGAAACGGCCTCCCCTGCTTCGGACATCGCTAGCGGTTCCGGGTCTGGACCGAGTCATCACAGGAGGTTGTGGGTGAAGGAACGTACGACGGACTGGTGGGACCGAGTGAGCCGGCCGGACTTCCCGGAGGAGGAGTTCCGGCGAGAGTTTCGGATGAGCAGACCGACGTTCGATCTGATATGCGAGGAGCTGGACGCGACGGTGACGAAGAAAAACACGATGCTCCGCGACGCGATCCCAGCTCCCAAACGCGTCGCAGTCTGCGTCTGGCGTTTGGCAACAGGAGCTCCGCTTCGCCACGTGTCGGAGCGCTTCGGGCTGGGAATCTCCACGTGTCACAAGCTCGTCATCGAGGTCTGCCGCGCGATCTACGACGTCATGATGCCGAAGTATCTCCACTGGCCTGCGTCGGATCCCGAGATCCAATCGACGAAAAGAAAATTCGAATCGATCCACAAAATCCCAAACGTCGTCGGATCGATATACACCACGCACGTTCCCATCATCGCTCCGAAAGTCCACGTGGCGGCTTATTTCAACAAGAGGCACACGGAGAGAAACCAGAAGACGTCGTACTCGATCACGGTCCAGGGGGTGGTCAACGCCGAGGGGATCTTCACCGACGTCTGCATCGGGAACCCGGGGTCCCTCACCGACGACCAGATCCTCGATAAATCCTCGCTTTCGCAGCAGCGCGCGGCGCGTGGGATGCTACGCGACGGGTGGATCGTCGGGAACGGTGGTTTCTCGTTGACGGACTGGCTTTTGGTGCCGTACGCGAGGCAGAACCTGACGTGGACGCAGCACGCGTTCAACGAGAGCGTCGGAGGGATTCAGAAGGTGGCGACGGAGGCGTTCGGGAGGTTGAAAGGGCGGTGGGCTTGTCTGCAGAAGAGGACGGAGGTTAAGCTGCAGGATCTTCCGTACGTGCTGGGTGCTTGCTGCGTGTTGCATAACATTTGTGAGATGAGGAAGGAGGAGATGGCGGAGGGGGTGAAGTTCGAGGTGTTTGATGATGTGACGGTGCCGGAGAATAATATTCGATCCGTGGCTGCGTCTAGCGCGAGGGATCAGATCTCTCATAATCTCTTGCATCGTGGCCTCGCTGGGACAAGGGCTCTGTAAACTAAAATGTGGATTCTGTTTTGTCTTGAAACTGATTTTTTTTTTTTTTTTTTTTTTTTTTTAAAATTTTTTTNNNNNNNNNNNNNNNNNNNTTTGAACTTTTTTTTTTTTTTTTTTTTTTTTTTTTGCAAAATTCTTTTTCCAGATTAGTTAATACTTAGAAGAGATTGGATACAAAAAGCATAGTTGATTTGAGTGTAGTAATTGGCTGGATTTGTCTGTACGATTATATTAACAATGTGTAATCGTTAGTTCTGTATTGTTCTCTATACAAATTGAATTCGAAACCTTCTAAAGCATTTTTCTTTCTTGGTGGGAAGTTATGTAAGAATGTTAAGTTGGAGTTACTATATGTTTAACTTGCTAGATAAGCATGTTCCTTAATCATTCTTTTTGGTAACACAACCGTTACATGCATTTATCTTTGTTTCACGTGGCATATGTATGCGGTCTACATTTTATATTTGATGCTAGCTGTGAGTAAATTATATTTGTGAAACAACATGAAACACTATCTCAACATAAAATTTCATTCACCAACTCAAAACACTTGTTTCAAAAAGGCAATCTTTAGTTTTATTATGTTTATTATAATTGATTGAGAATATTATTCTATATATATATACCGAATCCATATGTTGAACAGACTTTTGAATTAATTGATTTTTTTTTATATAAATTAATATCTACCAATGATTATGAGTCAATACTGGTTTTCTTTAGGTCGAAGTTATTAGTCAATCAATATGAACTAGTCTATGATTCAAATCTCCTAATAATGGTTTTTAATTATGAAATTGCTTTTTACAAATCTGAATGCAATTAAGGTGACATCAAAGGATGAAATGTTTTCGATCTAAAGATCTTAGACTTAAATGAATGTGGATAACTATAAAAGCTGTGATATTATCCAACTGTTCGGACTATATTATAAACAGTTAAAATCGTCATTCGTCAAAAGCGTCGCAGCTTTGTTCCCTAAAAAAGCCATTTGGCTACTTTCAAGCCGGCCTGAGTCCTACATATTTACCAGATTACCCCTACTGTCACCATCGTCTAAGCTTATCCAAAGGGTAATATCGTAATTTCGAAATAACCAATCTCCCACGATCAAAAACAGCAAACCAACGAAGGCGCGGTTCGTCTCGATCCCGTCCTCTCATGGCTGCTGCAGGGACGTCGTTTGATTTCGATTTCGATTTCGATTTCGAGCTCTTCACGTACTCATTTAATCGATTCAATCTCTCATAGGCCCCTGATTTTTGGATTTGATCATTTGGATTCCGAAGGTAACGAGGTTTTGGTTATCTCATCTTCTATCTCCTGAAGTTTGATCCGTTCTCTAAGGTTCCGTTTCTGTTGATTTCTATGCTTATTGATGATGATTGACTCCGTCTCATGAAGTTCATATCTTTTTTTTGATTCAGTTTTATTCTAGGGTTTGTTTGTTAGTGATTGAGTTTGCTTTTGATTACTTTCAAGCTGTGGATTTTTGGTTATTTCTAGTTTATTTTGGCAATGAAGTTTGAAAGAAAAAAAAAACGAATTTTAAAGAGAATGATTTAGTTGAAACTGAGGCATTTTAGTTTCATGATTAGTAGGCAATGCAGATAAGCTGTGATGATTAAGTGTTGATTATGTGGTTGATGTTTTTAGGTGCACCGTCTAAATAATTCTGACAGCATATATGTACTGCAACTCCTCAAGCTTGTCATGTGCCACTGCGTGTACAGTGTTTACAAATAAAACAGCGGACTCGCGAAAAGCTAAGGGAATGTCATTATGTCAGCACCTGGGAAGTTTGATTATTCTTCCGGTGGGCCAGATAGGACTACGTTATACAGGTCCAACTTAGCTGCTGCACAGATGGAAAGATCTAGTACCTTTCGCGAGACGGTTGAACACCATCCTGTCTCGTCATCTTCTCACCCGAACGCGTTGAGAAGAAGCACTTCACCGTTAGCACAAACCGACGTAACGAATTTCTTTCAGTGTTTGCGTTTTGATCCGAAGGTGGTTGCCGCGGATCACAAGTCTTTTATTCGTCACGGTGACTTTAAGCGTCATGTGAATATCGCTCTTGGGATTCAGGGAGATGAATCTCTAAGTGCAACGCTGAAAGGGAAGTTGATTCCGTCTCCTGTACCAGAAGAGATTAAAAGACTGAAGGCTGGTCTGCGCGAAAACAATGTGAAGGCCAGGTAGTTTGTTTATACGATAAGTTGATAGATGCTGTTCACATAGAGTAAAGAGAGTTTCTCCAATCTTTGTATCAAACTTTTGGAGTTCTGTTTACCTAATTGGGTTTCTGCTGTTGCAGGGAGCGTGTCAAAATTTTCAACGAAGCGTCCTCTGTATTTAACAAGTTTTTTCCTACCGTACCTACAAAGAAAAGGTCTCGACCGGAAGGGTTTTCCAGTGACCGCTTGGCTTTAGGGCCTGGTTTAGGTAAAATGGGAATACAAGGTCAGACTCTGCCTGGCTGTTTTGAGTTTGACGAGCAAAATGTGGACGAACGACCTAAAAGTGGTGCAATAAATAAGCGGACACGTACTTCCATGGTAATTCCTGAAATTTGTTCGACAAGATAAGCTTTGGTGTATTATCCTTGTGGATCTGTTTTCACCAAATATAGTGGCTCATATGTCTATTGAACAGACCTTTTGTGTCATGATGCAGTCTTCATCGGAGAATATAGAATTCGGACTGTTATCATAGAATTAAGCTAGAATTGTTAGTAGCAAATAATTATATAGAAAGTTCTTCGTGTAAGGTAAATTGTGCTTCCAGTAGTATTCAATGTATAAGAAATGACATATTCAAGCCAGAAATATACAGAGATTAGTCCTGTTAGAGTGTTTTCTTCTTTGCTTATTGTGTTCTCACCTTATAAAGTATTTTTACTTCAGGATGTTGTTTTTAATTTTGGATTCTGAATAAGAAAACCCTCTGGCAGTTATTATTAATTCATATTACTTTAACTGATTGGTAAGTACAAATTCAAAATATTTTAATTCTGCTATTATGTGATTCAGATGGATGTTCGAAGTAATGCTATTGTTCGAGCTGCTGTAGATAGGGATAAAGACACAATGAGGATGGCAAATCATAATGCAGTTCAGGGTGAAGATCGATCTTCAATTGGTACTGATGGTTGGGAAAAGTCGAAAATGAAGAAAAAACGATCTGGCATAAAAACAGATGGTCCTTCTAGTTTGGCTTCAAATAAAGCTGTTGATGGTTACCAGGACTTGAAGCAGGGCATACCAAAACCAGCTGGTGATTCCAGGTTGAGATTGAATGGTGACTCGAACATGTCAAGGTATGGCTTACTGTATTAGATCATAACTTTATGGTTCAATATTAATTTTGATTCTTTCCCAAATTTCCTCTTTAAGCTTCTTTTGTTTTCTTAAGAATTCATTGAATGACACAAGTAGAAAAGAACAAAGCTAAGATGAGAACAACAGTGCCTTTATAAACCTACAAAATTACCTTGATTCGACAATTGCTGTAATCCATTTGATTGGTTATGGAATTTAGGTTGGTGGCTGAAATTATACCGAAGATCTTTTGTTTAGCGCCTGTCTGATTGAGCACAATCTCTTCTTTTGCTCATCATTCATGTCTCTGCCGTCTGTCAGTGAACGTTATTGTGACTCTTTTTTATGATCATTCCAGTTGATAAATGTCTGTGTGAATTACTCGTGTAGGCATGGGTCAGTAAACGGGGCTGTACCATATGGAAGATCTGATAGCCTCTCTCGGCAGACAGGCTTGGCAGGGGGTTCCTTGCCTTCCAGAGATTCAGATCACAGTTCGTTGTACAGTGAGAAGAGAGAACGAGCTATTGCCTCAGATAAGGAAAGGGTGAATCTCAGGGCTATCAACAAGTATGTGTTAACAAACTTACAATCTAACTACACCTGCCAATATTTCGCTAGATCACATTCGTCAATTTTTCTTGCCTGTATTATTTCTGATGTTCTTGTTACTCTCTGCTGGGTTCTTTTCAGGTCAAATATTCACGATGAATCCAATTCTTCAAGCCCAAAAATAAATGTTACAGTTCGTGGTCCGAGATCAGGATCAGGGCTTCCGCCGAAACTTTCTCCGGTTGTCCATAACACTCCTTCTCCAAGTGATTGGGATATTTCTGGTTGTACAAACAAACCTCCATTGTTGTCTGGGGTTCCTAATCGCAAGCGTATGACATCAAACCGATCTTCATCACCACCTGTCACTCAATGGGCCGGTCAAAGACCAAAAAAGATATCCCGTGTTGCAAGGAGAACGAGCTTGGTCCCATTTGTTTCAAGCAATGACGACATTCCTTCATCAGACAACATGTCAGATGTTGGTTGTAGTGAAACAAGTTTTGGATTTCCTAGACGCTCGCCAGCAGCTTCTCCTCGAATGAGATTAAAAGGTGAGAATAGCTTGTCTACAACAGCTTTATCAGGAAGTGAAGAATTTAGCCCCCCTGAGATCAAATCTAAAGACAAGGGAAAGCAATCTGATGAGGTTGATGGTAAAGCTGCTCTGAATGTCCGTAAGCTCTCCATCACTGGTTTACAATCGAGAAAAAACAAGCTTGTCTTCTCTGGAGAAGAGCTTAGAGATGGTGTGAGGAGACAAGGAAGGACAGGCCGTGGCTTTGGTTCAACAAGGTCTGTAAACCCAATGGGAGTTATGAGACATGGAACAACAAAACAACTTCGCAGTGCAAGAAATAGTTCTGACAAGAATGAAAGGTAGACCCTGTTTCTAGTACCTGTAGTTAGGTTTCATGAGTCTTTATCTCCTAGTTTTTTTAACATACGCTCTCTGCAGCAGGGTAGGTCGTCCACCCACTAGGAAGCTCTCTGACCGCAAGGCTTACAAACGTCAGAGAAATACATCGGCAAACGCTACAACACTAGATTTTCTTGGTCAGTTCCATTAATCAGATTTGTTCTTTCGCAGGATTGCTGTTTCTTCTTTCTTTTTCATGAATATTTTTATTTTCATTGTTGTCTCAGATGATGGGCATGAAGAGCTACTAGCTGCTGTTAACTCCGCTATTAACTTTGGTAAGTAATTCTTTGGTTTCTCGTGTATGTTTATTTTTTTTCTAGATTTTCTTTTCTGGATTCATTCGTTTAGTTCTTTGATGCAGCTCAGAATTTTTCTAGCCCTTTCTGGAAGCAAATGGAGCGCTATTTTTGCTTTATATCTGATGCACATATCAATTTTGTGAAACAGCTGGTAATTCGTTTTCCTGCTATTCTTACGATAGAGTTTTACACTTGAGACCTCATAGTTTTTAGGATGTGACAGATCATTTGTATATGTTCCTTTGCATATACGTAGCACTTACGTGATCTAATGATAGATTGCATATTTTGCCTTTCCAATGTTTGGTGAAGATAATTACAGCTCCATTATGCTGACTTCTCATTTTAGTTAAATGTCATAACCGTTTTCTCTTTCAGGGTGGCATCTCCCCCATGAGTACTACACCAGTTGGGACATCTTCAGACTTCGATGGTCGTGAAAAATTTTCCGAGGGACTTACAACCAGTAGAGTGGATTCTAAAGCTTCGCCCCTTTATCAGAGATTGCTATCAGCTCTGATTTCAGAGGACTCAGCCAGTGTAAATGAAGATTTACAATTTGATGGATTTGGAGCCGATGCTGAGTCAGAATTCAGTGCTTTGAATCATATGGAGTTCAATGGTTATAGGAGTGATAAACTGGAATTTGATGAGCTAGAAGATGATGTGTCTGTTATCCCGCTCAAGGGTGTTAATAGCTCAGCCCACATTGTCAGTGGAAGATTTACAGATCACTTATACGCCGACTTCTCAGACATTCAGTATGAAACTTTGGGGATAGATGAGAAGATATATTTGGAAGCTCAATCTATTGGCATTTGCTTGGAACCTATGGTATACTTCCCCTGGATCTGGACTCAGATTTCTATAGTTCCTTAGTTGATTGATGTGTTTTCTTGCAGGCTAATATCTCAAACGTGGAGGATGAAGGAATAGTTGACGAGATCAAAACGTTAGAGGAGGCTGTCTACGAGGTGGTATGTTTTCTCACGTGTTCTTATCTTTCTTTTAACAACTTGACAACTTATGATTACTTTTTCGCTTTTGATTTACTTGTTTACTACTATTGTGTTCTCAAGATAGCTAACTTTGTGATGTTGTCTATCTTAAAACTTAAGGGTTCCAAGAAGAAAGAGATGTTGAATCGGTTACTAACGCCTGCCCTAGAGATGAAAGAACTTCAGGAGAAGTATGAATTTGTCTTCCTTCTGATTTTCTTGCACGCCTTTAATGATTTAAAATGCGATCTGACTTTTTCTGATATTTTTCTCCTGATATAGGGAGTTTGATCGGCTTGGTTACGAAAAACTCATCGAAATGGCATATGAAAAGAGCAAGGTAGGTTATTATTTTGGCTAAATGGTTTATTACAAGGTCATGTTGTGATAATTTTATATGGATTTTGTTTACAGGCAAGTCGGCGGCATCACTCCGCTAGTGGAAAGAGTTCAGCTAACAAGGTATCAAAGCAGGCCGCATTTGCTTTCATGAAACGGACGCTTGGAAGATGTCGACAATTCGAAGAAACAGGCAAAAGCTGCTTTAGTGAGTCTACATTCAAGAACATCCTCGTTGCCGGGCTTACTCAAATTGAAGATAATCCCACGGACAAGGAAGATATTTTATCAGCTTCAAGTATGACTTTTTATTTTTTTTTGCCTTACCGAACAGTCTACTATGATTTTGAACCCACAAACTCTCTGTTAATACGAATATCTCCTCTTCTTCTTCTTTTTTTTGTCTCTGGCAGCACCGATGGGATCACAGCCTAGCTCATCATTGGCATTGCGAATTAAGCAGAACACGGAGAATTATACAGATTCTTCTGAACATACTTTACGGGAAGGGAAAGATGAAACGATGTGGTTAAATAGAACGAAGGAGAGAGAGTTGCTACTTGATGATGTGTGTGGGACACCACTTTCAAGCAGTACAAAAGGGAAGAGAAGTGACAGAGACAGAGATGGAAAAGGACAGGCTTCATCATCGAGAGGCAGAGGAACTAAAAAGATGGGTCGGCCTGCACTGTCAAATAACGCCAAGGGTGAACGGAAATCGAAAACAAAACCTAGGCTGAAAACAACTCCTATGTTTTCTTCTCCTTCTGTCAGTATCCTGGAGCAAAACAGAACATCATCGTCCAAACCAACTGATACAAACAACAGCGAGTATAGTAACTTGGAGACACTGGACGAGACAGAGCCACTTGACCTATCTGGCCTGCAGATACCAGACGGTTTAGGTGGTCCAGATGATTTCGATGCACAAGCAGGAGATCTAAGCTCATGGTTGAACATCGATGACAATGCCTTACAAGATAATGATATAGATCTCCTTGGACTTCAAATACCCATGGATGATCTTTCAGACTTAAAGATGATGGTATAAGCTCCCACCCTCACTGTCTTTATCACTGTACAGCCTCCTCTGTTATACCATTAGCGACAAAGAAAGATAAGTAAAAGGAAAAACAAGTTTTGGTCCCCAGAAAGAATAACCACTCACCACTCACCAGTCACCATCATCATGTTTAGGGGTTCTCTTTCTTTCTGTTTCTTATAGGTTGATTACTAGAGATGGTGGTGAGACTTTTTTTGTTTATTGGTGATGGGTGGTGTATTTGGCTCCGGCGATTAAGATAGGTCGGTAGTTAAACGCAAGATAAGAAAGAGTGATAGTAATGTTGTGTAGTGATATATAGATAAGTCTCAGGTTTTCTTTTTTCGCTTTTGTAACCTCAGAATCATTTATTGTTGCCTCTGTACATACATTTTATGTTCCTTAATAAAATGAGATGTACTTTCTTATGTACAAGGTAAGACGGGAGAAAATCTTATTACTATCGTTTTCTGCATTCTCCAAGAGGCAATCTAGTTAAAAAGGATTCTAGAACTTTTATTACAGAACTGAGAAAGAGTACACAAGCAAACGGTCTAAAAAGTTCAAAAAGAAAAGAAAAGGGTCTGCTTCTTCTTATGACCTAAAGTGTCTGACTTCCTAAGCAACTCTTGAGAACATCCATGACAGCTCCAAAATCTGCTTTCACTTCAACAGGAGGATTCGAGAATCTGCAAGCCATGCACAGGTATAGCATTCGAGTGATAATCAATCTTCCACTGAGTAAACTTCAACCCATGAGCAGTCCTCACAACCACGGTTTGACCAGTCAAGGCGCAATCACTCCTTGGTTCCTCACTCCTTGGTCAAAGCCACACCTATGTGAACAGATAAACATCCCAGTTGATACGCTTGCGCCATCGCATCCATCAGCTCCTCCTCCGCAGATTCTTCCACGGTCCCATCCCACTTTTTAAGCGCTTTGAAACAAAAAAAAATTTCTGTAAAATATGTATCTTTTCGAAATGGAAAGAGTATTAGAGAAAAATACTTTTGACATGGCGTAACAAATGTCTCCGTATATTCGAAATTACATGTTTATTTTACATTTTTAACACAGTCACGTGCTTCTGCGCAATCTACTTTTTTTTTTTTTTTTAATTTCAATTTTATCATAAATTTCCCAAATTGGCATCATTACAATTATAATCAGACTAGAACTTGAGCAAAAAAAGGTACAACCATAGATTGATAGCTTTGAGTCATCGCACACATAGCCAAAGTTGCGGGCGCAACTCCGGATCCTTCCCTCATTACCATCTCTCCTGTTAATCCGGTAAGGGAGCTGAGTCCCAGAAGACTCTCATACACTAATGTGCGAGAGCGAGACATTGACTAATGAAACACTACGATCTACTCCAATCTGCATAATCTCAATTCACTATAGTCGTAGTTATCTGAATAAGAAATTACGTAGCTTATGATTTCACTTGTAAGTAAAAACAAAAGGATGAAGATTGTCTCAAAGAACAAAACAGCATGTTCAAAGCAAAAGAAAAAAAACTCATACCATCTGTAACAGACATCATCAAACTGACGCAGCAACACAACCAAACCATTCATATGACTCGACAGGAAAGGTAAGCACATCAACACACTCAACTTTTCCCCACAGCTCACGTCCATTGCATCTTGATTCTAAAGAAATCTTGGCATGCCGAATTTTGTTGCTTCGGTTGATATACGGATCCCACATAACTAAAAGTTGGCCACCAGAGACCACCAGTCCAACGTCACTCCCAGTTTTTAAACCCTTGATCTCTCTCCACTCTATACCCTCATTCTCAGTCTCAGAGGCAGACCACATTAAGTAACCGGAGTCAGTGCAAGAGTATATTACATTCCTCATATCACACGAAACTTCCATGGAATCTGTTATTGCACTCGACGACGTCTCTCTTACAAATTTCCATGTACCATTGTTCGGCTCGTAAGAGAATTCCTTCTCATCTGTGGCTAAGTAAAGTTTCCCTTTGAACTCATTAACTTTAAAATATTCACTATATTTGCGTAAGTGATTACGTAACTCTACATCATCAGCGCCAGGACCAGGCAAGGATGTCCAAGACTGAGTTTTCAGGTCAAATACCTCAATCCAGTTCGCATTGTACTTGTCAATATCACAACCTCCCATCACATATATTTTCTCATCGACTAAAACTGTACTCGCATCCTCCCGTGCCACGGTCATGTTAGGGGCATCACGCGAAGTGTGACTCCGACAGTCAAAGATCCGAACCGAGGAAGATGGTTCCTGGTCGGGTCCAACGATTATGTGTACATGTCCGAACCAAACGTTTCCATGCAAAGTAATTCGGGAAAAGAGTTGGTAGAATAGGAAGGTATAGGAACAACCGAAAATCCACTCGAGTTCCGTTTAAACCTATTTTTCCTCCCTCCCCGTTTGGTTCGGTTTTGATTATTAGGTTTCGGCCGA is a genomic window containing:
- the LOC106306446 gene encoding uncharacterized protein LOC106306446 isoform X1, coding for MSAPGKFDYSSGGPDRTTLYRSNLAAAQMERSSTFRETVEHHPVSSSSHPNALRRSTSPLAQTDVTNFFQCLRFDPKVVAADHKSFIRHGDFKRHVNIALGIQGDESLSATLKGKLIPSPVPEEIKRLKAGLRENNVKARERVKIFNEASSVFNKFFPTVPTKKRSRPEGFSSDRLALGPGLGKMGIQGQTLPGCFEFDEQNVDERPKSGAINKRTRTSMMDVRSNAIVRAAVDRDKDTMRMANHNAVQGEDRSSIGTDGWEKSKMKKKRSGIKTDGPSSLASNKAVDGYQDLKQGIPKPAGDSRLRLNGDSNMSRHGSVNGAVPYGRSDSLSRQTGLAGGSLPSRDSDHSSLYSEKRERAIASDKERVNLRAINKSNIHDESNSSSPKINVTVRGPRSGSGLPPKLSPVVHNTPSPSDWDISGCTNKPPLLSGVPNRKRMTSNRSSSPPVTQWAGQRPKKISRVARRTSLVPFVSSNDDIPSSDNMSDVGCSETSFGFPRRSPAASPRMRLKGENSLSTTALSGSEEFSPPEIKSKDKGKQSDEVDGKAALNVRKLSITGLQSRKNKLVFSGEELRDGVRRQGRTGRGFGSTRSVNPMGVMRHGTTKQLRSARNSSDKNESRVGRPPTRKLSDRKAYKRQRNTSANATTLDFLDDGHEELLAAVNSAINFAQNFSSPFWKQMERYFCFISDAHINFVKQLGGISPMSTTPVGTSSDFDGREKFSEGLTTSRVDSKASPLYQRLLSALISEDSASVNEDLQFDGFGADAESEFSALNHMEFNGYRSDKLEFDELEDDVSVIPLKGVNSSAHIVSGRFTDHLYADFSDIQYETLGIDEKIYLEAQSIGICLEPMANISNVEDEGIVDEIKTLEEAVYEVGSKKKEMLNRLLTPALEMKELQEKEFDRLGYEKLIEMAYEKSKASRRHHSASGKSSANKVSKQAAFAFMKRTLGRCRQFEETGKSCFSESTFKNILVAGLTQIEDNPTDKEDILSASTPMGSQPSSSLALRIKQNTENYTDSSEHTLREGKDETMWLNRTKERELLLDDVCGTPLSSSTKGKRSDRDRDGKGQASSSRGRGTKKMGRPALSNNAKGERKSKTKPRLKTTPMFSSPSVSILEQNRTSSSKPTDTNNSEYSNLETLDETEPLDLSGLQIPDGLGGPDDFDAQAGDLSSWLNIDDNALQDNDIDLLGLQIPMDDLSDLKMMV
- the LOC106306446 gene encoding uncharacterized protein LOC106306446 isoform X3 translates to MSAPGKFDYSSGGPDRTTLYRSNLAAAQMERSSTFRETVEHHPVSSSSHPNALRRSTSPLAQTDVTNFFQCLRFDPKVVAADHKSFIRHGDFKRHVNIALGIQGDESLSATLKGKLIPSPVPEEIKRLKAGLRENNVKARERVKIFNEASSVFNKFFPTVPTKKRSRPEGFSSDRLALGPGLGKMGIQGQTLPGCFEFDEQNVDERPKSGAINKRTRTSMMDVRSNAIVRAAVDRDKDTMRMANHNAVQGEDRSSIGTDGWEKSKMKKKRSGIKTDGPSSLASNKAVDGYQDLKQGIPKPAGDSRLRLNGDSNMSRHGSVNGAVPYGRSDSLSRQTGLAGGSLPSRDSDHSSLYSEKRERAIASDKERVNLRAINKSNIHDESNSSSPKINVTVRGPRSGSGLPPKLSPVVHNTPSPSDWDISGCTNKPPLLSGVPNRKRMTSNRSSSPPVTQWAGQRPKKISRVARRTSLVPFVSSNDDIPSSDNMSDVGCSETSFGFPRRSPAASPRMRLKGENSLSTTALSGSEEFSPPEIKSKDKGKQSDEVDGKAALNVRKLSITGLQSRKNKLVFSGEELRDGVRRQGRTGRGFGSTRSVNPMGVMRHGTTKQLRSARNSSDKNESRVGRPPTRKLSDRKAYKRQRNTSANATTLDFLDDGHEELLAAVNSAINFAQNFSSPFWKQMERYFCFISDAHINFVKQLGGISPMSTTPVGTSSDFDGREKFSEGLTTSRVDSKASPLYQRLLSALISEDSASVNEDLQFDGFGADAESEFSALNHMEFNGYRSDKLEFDELEDDVSVIPLKGVNSSAHIVSGRFTDHLYADFSDIQYETLGIDEKIYLEAQSIGICLEPMANISNVEDEGIVDEIKTLEEAVYEGSKKKEMLNRLLTPALEMKELQEKEFDRLGYEKLIEMAYEKSKASRRHHSASGKSSANKVSKQAAFAFMKRTLGRCRQFEETGKSCFSESTFKNILVAGLTQIEDNPTDKEDILSASTPMGSQPSSSLALRIKQNTENYTDSSEHTLREGKDETMWLNRTKERELLLDDVCGTPLSSSTKGKRSDRDRDGKGQASSSRGRGTKKMGRPALSNNAKGERKSKTKPRLKTTPMFSSPSVSILEQNRTSSSKPTDTNNSEYSNLETLDETEPLDLSGLQIPDGLGGPDDFDAQAGDLSSWLNIDDNALQDNDIDLLGLQIPMDDLSDLKMMV